One Stigmatopora nigra isolate UIUO_SnigA chromosome 1, RoL_Snig_1.1, whole genome shotgun sequence DNA segment encodes these proteins:
- the errfi1b gene encoding ERBB receptor feedback inhibitor 1 isoform X1: MSQNNYWTQRDFSSVFLDLATSEGEQNLTQTEQRIIRECNTDVFLPKNPRYSDSYCVPAEKTTGPHEGDQVVPHSSSHRWTVFWGPQKETKPLPPLPDPEELMSDEAADNEVEFFSNERCPLLPKSCPAMARGDRGQVNAAYRPGNAPSAFSWPGGDFKLTSSGRQETPCAGFDWEKPEIPPRIPIPPKNYLKTPRGEDKPPKIPPRVPLVPPCPPRSPSPKSLPIYINGVMPATQSFAADPQYVSRSLVSERAPPVVPTSPCIVPILKDGKKASATHYILLPPRQMTFADRRGRLLSEPARLGHEWQNR, from the exons ATGAGCCAAAACAACTACTGGACACAGCGTGACTTTAGCAG CGTGTTTTTGGACCTGGCCACCAGTGAGGGGGAGCAAAATCTGACGCAGACCGAGCAACGAATAATCCGAGAATGCAACA CAGACGTCTTCCTCCCGAAGAACCCTCGCTACTCTGATTCCTACTGCGTCCCGGCGGAGAAAACCACCGGCCCTCATGAAGGAGACCAGGTGGTTCCTCATAGTTCTTCCCACCGATGGACAGTATTTTGGGGCCCGCAGAAAGAAACCAAACCTTTACCGCCATTACCCGACCCCGAGGAACTCATGTCGGACGAAGCGGCGGATAACGAGGTGGAGTTCTTCAGCAACGAACGATGCCCACTTTTGCCCAAAAGCTGCCCGGCGATGGCGCGTGGGGACCGTGGTCAAGTCAATGCCGCCTATCGCCCCGGGAACGCCCCCTCGGCCTTTTCCTGGCCCGGCGGGGACTTCAAACTAACCAGCAGTGGCCGCCAGGAAACGCCATGCGCCGGATTTGACTGGGAGAAGCCTGAAATCCCTCCACGCATCCCCATCCCGCCTAAAAACTACCTTAAGACCCCTCGGGGTGAGGATAAGCCGCCCAAGATCCCTCCAAGGGTCCCCCTGGTTCCCCCCTGCCCACCACGGTCACCAAGCCCCAAAAGCCTCCCCATATACATCAACGGCGTGATGCCAGCGACACAAAGTTTTGCCGCAGACCCTCAGTACGTGAGTAGGTCGTTGGTGAGTGAGAGGGCGCCCCCTGTGGTGCCGACGTCCCCCTGCATCGTTCCCATTTTGAAGGACGGGAAAAAGGCCAGCGCCACGCACTATATTTTGCTCCCGCCGAGACAAATGACGTTTGCTGATCGGCGGGGGAGACTTTTGAGTGAACCTGCCAGATTGGGACATGAATGGCAGAATCGCTAA
- the errfi1b gene encoding ERBB receptor feedback inhibitor 1 isoform X2 produces the protein MSQNNYWTQRDFSSVFLDLATSEGEQNLTQTEQRIIRECNNVFLPKNPRYSDSYCVPAEKTTGPHEGDQVVPHSSSHRWTVFWGPQKETKPLPPLPDPEELMSDEAADNEVEFFSNERCPLLPKSCPAMARGDRGQVNAAYRPGNAPSAFSWPGGDFKLTSSGRQETPCAGFDWEKPEIPPRIPIPPKNYLKTPRGEDKPPKIPPRVPLVPPCPPRSPSPKSLPIYINGVMPATQSFAADPQYVSRSLVSERAPPVVPTSPCIVPILKDGKKASATHYILLPPRQMTFADRRGRLLSEPARLGHEWQNR, from the exons ATGAGCCAAAACAACTACTGGACACAGCGTGACTTTAGCAG CGTGTTTTTGGACCTGGCCACCAGTGAGGGGGAGCAAAATCTGACGCAGACCGAGCAACGAATAATCCGAGAATGCAACA ACGTCTTCCTCCCGAAGAACCCTCGCTACTCTGATTCCTACTGCGTCCCGGCGGAGAAAACCACCGGCCCTCATGAAGGAGACCAGGTGGTTCCTCATAGTTCTTCCCACCGATGGACAGTATTTTGGGGCCCGCAGAAAGAAACCAAACCTTTACCGCCATTACCCGACCCCGAGGAACTCATGTCGGACGAAGCGGCGGATAACGAGGTGGAGTTCTTCAGCAACGAACGATGCCCACTTTTGCCCAAAAGCTGCCCGGCGATGGCGCGTGGGGACCGTGGTCAAGTCAATGCCGCCTATCGCCCCGGGAACGCCCCCTCGGCCTTTTCCTGGCCCGGCGGGGACTTCAAACTAACCAGCAGTGGCCGCCAGGAAACGCCATGCGCCGGATTTGACTGGGAGAAGCCTGAAATCCCTCCACGCATCCCCATCCCGCCTAAAAACTACCTTAAGACCCCTCGGGGTGAGGATAAGCCGCCCAAGATCCCTCCAAGGGTCCCCCTGGTTCCCCCCTGCCCACCACGGTCACCAAGCCCCAAAAGCCTCCCCATATACATCAACGGCGTGATGCCAGCGACACAAAGTTTTGCCGCAGACCCTCAGTACGTGAGTAGGTCGTTGGTGAGTGAGAGGGCGCCCCCTGTGGTGCCGACGTCCCCCTGCATCGTTCCCATTTTGAAGGACGGGAAAAAGGCCAGCGCCACGCACTATATTTTGCTCCCGCCGAGACAAATGACGTTTGCTGATCGGCGGGGGAGACTTTTGAGTGAACCTGCCAGATTGGGACATGAATGGCAGAATCGCTAA